The proteins below come from a single Lepeophtheirus salmonis chromosome 4, UVic_Lsal_1.4, whole genome shotgun sequence genomic window:
- the LOC121116660 gene encoding LYR motif-containing protein 4 yields the protein MSSKEVLRLYKEILREGGKFADYNFRSFAIRRSRDAFVANKNLTDRSEIDFKIKEAKDSIALIKRQTTISQLFAAPESALLSQKLI from the exons ATGTCATCAAAGGAGGTTCTTCGGCTATATAAAGAGATATTAAGGGAAGGAGGAAAATTTGCGGATTACAACTTTAG atccTTTGCAATTCGTCGATCCAGAGATGCCTTTGTAGCTAATAAAAATCTAACGGATCGTTCTGAAATCGATTTCAAGATAAAGGAAGCCAAAGACTCAATTGCTTTAATTAAAAGACAAACAACAATTTCTCAGTTATTCGCGGCTCCTGAATCGGCATTACTCTCACAAAAACTCATCTAA
- the LOC121116661 gene encoding hatching enzyme 1.2 has translation MKNHLVITLLSSLFFSLCLSDENVSDEGSCRVLVDAHDRAAMYSRNFIGGRSNRWPNGIVPYTISSSFSSSQRQTIMNSIQHISDRTCVKFVERTNEANYVDIFTGGGGCYANLGYNSRRSRSVLHLQSNGCVYLGTVVHELLHILGFGHEQTRADRDQYVTINWGNIRSGTYSNFWRALGENEAASIPYCGNVGIDQYDSCYAGFRTSTFGMAYDYGSVMHYGLTYFSTNGQNTISLKKSTTARIPNRSGMSNLDAQKTKAAYECQDTVTTQASTTSPGPTASTTKPCVDEYRYCSNYKSYCGKHWYINKNCKKTCFNCVCENKIADESCTNLKSYCAYSFIRTRCLKTCGKC, from the exons ATGAAGAATCATTTAGTAATAACACTATTGAGTTCATTATTCTTTTCACTCTGCTTGAGTGATGAAAATGTTTCCGATGAGGGAAGCTGTCGAGTTCTGGTGGATGCCCATGACAGAGCTGCTATGTATTCAAGGAACTTTATTGGAGGACGAAGCAATCGATGGCCCAATGGCATTGTTCCATACACAATCAGCTCAAGTTTCTCTTCAAGTCAAAGACAAACTATCATGAATTCAATTCAGCACATTTCGGATCGAACATGTgtcaaatttgttgaaagaaCAAATGAAGCgaattatgtagatatattcaCTGGCGGAGGTGGATGCTATGCTAATCTTGGCTACAATAGTAGGAGATCAAGAAGTGTACTTCACTTACAGAGCAATGGCTGTGTG TATTTGGGAACTGTTGTTCATGAACTCCTCCACATCCTTGGATTTGGTCATGAACAAACAAGGGCTGATCGAGACCAATATGTTACAATTAATTGGGGAAATATACGAAGTGGAACCTACAGCAACTTTTGGAGAGCTCTTGGGGAGAATGAAGCTGCATCTATTCCATACTGTGGAAATGTAGGCATTGATCAGTATGACAGTTGTTATGCAGGCTTTAGAACTTCAACTTTTGGAATGGCTTACGATTATGGATCCGTTATGCACTATGGACTTACATA CTTTTCAACTAATGGTCAAAAcacaatttcattgaaaaagtCGACAACGGCTCGCATTCCAAATAGAAGTGGAATGAGTAATTTGGATGCTCAAAAGACCAAAGCAGCATATGAATGCCAAGATACTGTCACAACTCAAGCTTCTACTACATCTCCAGGACCCACAGCTTCAACTACTAAGC CTTGTGTTGACGAATATAGGTATTGTAGCAATTATAAATCGTATTGCGGAAAACATtggtatattaacaaaaattgtaaaaagactTGCTTCAATTGTG TATGTGAGAACAAAATCGCGGATGAGAGTTGTACAAACCTTAAAAGTTATTGCGCATATAGTTTCATCAGAACTAGGTGTCTTAAAACTTGTGGAAAATGttaa